Proteins encoded together in one Terriglobus saanensis SP1PR4 window:
- a CDS encoding catalase: MKETESQKGADHGIGNGGELHQYAGGTHPQLTTQQGQVVSDDENSLKLGGTDRPGPVLLEDFVLREKINHFDHERIPERIVHARGAAAHGYFELTDSLQEFSKARILSKVGEKTPLFVRFSTVAGNAGSPDLARDVRGFAVKLYTPEGNWDLVGNNIPVFFIQDAIKFPDLIHAAKQEPDRGFPQAQTAHDTFWDFVSLTPESTHMLMWIMSDRAIPRSFRTMEGFGVHTFRLINAENKVTYVKFHWRPKLGMQSVIWDEALKINGGDPDYHRRDLWNSIDQGRFPEWELCVQLFDEEFVNRFEFDVLDATKLIPEEQIPLRVVGKMVLDRNPTNYFSETEQVAFMTQNVVPGIDFTNDPLLQGRNFSYLDTQLSRLGSPNFAQLPINAARCPVMNFQRDGHMQLQIPKGRVSYSPSSLEGDTAREDPHAGFKTGPERVEGDKLRARPEAFADHFSQALQFFNSQTPTEQNHIIAAFIFELSKVDTKAVRERMVGQLANVDIGIAQRVADGLGMQGEIKKVATTVPARTDLPESPALSILKKAQVSLEGKLVGCLIADGSDTESILALETAIAEAGAEMKIIAPKIGGATATDGSTIEADFQLAGGPSVLFDCVFLALSQDGAQTLSTEAAAVAFVHDAFSHLKVIGATPESEILLDKAGVLADAGVVLISEGDSAQPFIERAALGRIWDREPSVRTIY, encoded by the coding sequence GTGAAAGAGACAGAATCACAAAAGGGTGCCGATCACGGCATTGGTAACGGCGGCGAACTACACCAGTACGCAGGCGGAACACATCCGCAGCTGACAACGCAACAAGGCCAGGTTGTTTCAGATGATGAGAACTCTCTGAAGCTCGGCGGTACAGACCGTCCCGGCCCGGTGTTGCTGGAAGACTTCGTCCTGCGCGAAAAGATTAATCACTTCGATCACGAGCGCATTCCTGAGCGTATCGTCCACGCACGCGGCGCGGCCGCACATGGCTACTTTGAACTGACCGATTCTCTGCAGGAGTTCAGCAAAGCACGCATCCTGAGCAAGGTTGGCGAAAAGACTCCGCTCTTCGTTCGCTTCTCCACCGTTGCGGGCAACGCCGGGTCGCCTGATCTCGCACGCGACGTGCGCGGCTTTGCCGTCAAGCTGTACACACCGGAAGGCAACTGGGATCTCGTGGGAAACAATATCCCTGTCTTCTTCATTCAGGACGCCATCAAGTTCCCCGACCTGATTCATGCCGCCAAGCAGGAGCCAGATCGCGGCTTTCCGCAGGCACAGACGGCACACGATACCTTCTGGGACTTCGTCTCTCTGACGCCCGAGAGCACGCACATGCTGATGTGGATCATGTCCGACCGCGCCATCCCGCGTTCGTTCCGGACGATGGAAGGCTTTGGCGTTCACACCTTCCGCTTGATCAACGCGGAGAACAAAGTCACCTATGTGAAGTTCCACTGGCGTCCGAAGCTCGGCATGCAGTCCGTCATCTGGGATGAAGCGCTGAAGATCAACGGAGGCGATCCCGACTATCATCGTCGCGATCTTTGGAACTCCATCGATCAGGGCCGCTTTCCGGAGTGGGAGCTTTGTGTGCAGCTCTTCGATGAAGAGTTCGTCAACCGTTTTGAGTTCGACGTTCTGGATGCGACAAAGCTGATTCCTGAAGAACAGATTCCTCTGCGTGTCGTCGGAAAGATGGTGCTGGATCGCAATCCGACCAACTACTTCTCCGAAACGGAACAGGTTGCGTTCATGACGCAAAACGTCGTTCCGGGCATCGACTTCACGAACGACCCTCTGCTGCAGGGACGGAACTTCTCGTATCTCGACACGCAGCTCTCGCGTCTGGGAAGCCCAAACTTTGCACAGCTGCCCATCAACGCAGCGCGCTGCCCGGTGATGAACTTCCAGCGCGACGGCCACATGCAGCTCCAGATTCCCAAGGGGCGCGTCTCCTACTCGCCAAGTTCGCTCGAAGGCGACACGGCACGCGAAGATCCGCATGCTGGTTTCAAGACCGGTCCGGAACGTGTGGAAGGCGACAAGCTGCGTGCTCGTCCCGAAGCCTTCGCCGATCACTTCAGCCAGGCCCTGCAGTTCTTCAACTCGCAGACACCGACGGAGCAGAACCACATCATCGCCGCGTTCATCTTCGAGTTGAGCAAGGTGGACACAAAGGCTGTGCGAGAGCGCATGGTCGGTCAGCTTGCGAACGTCGATATAGGGATCGCGCAGCGCGTGGCCGATGGCCTGGGCATGCAGGGCGAGATCAAGAAGGTAGCTACCACCGTGCCTGCGCGGACGGACCTCCCTGAATCCCCTGCGCTCAGCATTCTGAAGAAGGCGCAGGTGTCGCTTGAGGGTAAGCTCGTCGGCTGCCTCATCGCCGATGGAAGCGATACCGAAAGCATCCTCGCACTGGAGACGGCCATCGCCGAAGCCGGTGCGGAGATGAAGATCATCGCTCCGAAGATCGGTGGCGCTACGGCCACGGACGGATCGACGATCGAAGCCGACTTCCAGCTTGCGGGTGGACCTTCAGTCCTCTTCGACTGCGTCTTTCTCGCACTCTCGCAGGATGGCGCGCAGACTCTCTCCACGGAAGCTGCAGCAGTCGCCTTTGTGCACGATGCGTTCTCGCATCTGAAGGTGATCGGCGCAACACCGGAGTCGGAGATCCTTCTCGACAAGGCTGGCGTTCTGGCAGACGCAGGCGTCGTCCTCATAAGCGAAGGCGACTCCGCGCAGCCGTTCATTGAACGTGCTGCGCTCGGTCGTATCTGGGATCGCGAGCCATCGGTGCGCACGATTTACTAA
- a CDS encoding SDR family NAD(P)-dependent oxidoreductase, producing MAKLANKVAVVTGASKGIGAAIAKRLAADGASVVVNYSSSKEGADKVVAAIVKAGGKAIAVGANVANEAEIKTLFDETKKAYGKVDILVNNAGIYGFSPIDAVTSEDFLKQHGLNVLGLLLTSKAAAAHFPETGGSIINIGSVVSTIAPPASSIYSSTKGAVDVITKVLAKELGPRKIRVNSINPGFVRTEGTHTAGLAGGDFEKSAVAHTPLGRVGLPEDIADPVAFLASEDARWITGELISVAGGSTGV from the coding sequence ATGGCAAAGCTTGCAAACAAAGTAGCGGTGGTTACGGGCGCTTCCAAGGGCATCGGCGCAGCGATCGCAAAGAGGCTGGCGGCTGACGGAGCGTCTGTCGTTGTGAATTATTCCAGCAGCAAAGAAGGCGCGGACAAAGTTGTCGCAGCGATTGTGAAGGCGGGCGGTAAGGCGATTGCAGTGGGCGCGAACGTGGCCAACGAAGCCGAGATCAAGACCCTCTTCGACGAAACGAAGAAGGCTTACGGCAAGGTGGACATCCTCGTGAACAACGCCGGTATCTATGGCTTCTCGCCGATTGATGCTGTGACCTCGGAGGACTTCCTGAAGCAGCACGGGCTCAACGTTCTTGGTCTTCTGCTGACTTCGAAGGCGGCTGCCGCACACTTCCCCGAGACGGGCGGAAGCATCATCAACATCGGTTCGGTCGTCAGCACGATTGCACCTCCTGCTTCCTCGATCTACTCCAGCACCAAGGGTGCGGTGGACGTGATCACGAAGGTGCTTGCCAAGGAGCTTGGACCACGCAAGATTCGCGTGAACTCCATCAACCCCGGCTTCGTCCGTACTGAGGGCACGCATACTGCTGGCCTGGCTGGGGGCGACTTTGAGAAGTCCGCTGTGGCCCATACACCCCTCGGCCGCGTTGGCCTTCCTGAGGACATTGCGGATCCCGTCGCCTTCCTCGCATCGGAAGATGCCCGCTGGATCACAGGCGAACTGATCTCCGTCGCAGGCGGATCCACTGGCGTATAA
- a CDS encoding zinc-dependent alcohol dehydrogenase family protein — MRAYLVDRPGADFRQIQLSRPVPSAGQVLIQIHASGVNPLDTKIRAGQAGHAKQPLPAVLGVDMAGVVEEVSPDVTAFRVGDEVYGLVGGVGGLQGTLAELVVANADLIALKPKSLSMREAATLPLVAITAWEGIVDRAQTHAGQKVLVHAGAGGVGHIAVQLAKAFGAEVFATVSAGKQHIVEGFGATPIDYGVLTPEQYVEQYTQDEGFDVIYDTIGGATIDASFSAVKRYTGHVVSCLGWSTHSLAPLSFRGATYSGVFTLMPLLTGFGQAHHGEILREVAALADAGKLKPLLHAQSFGPEGIAEAHALVASGALGKVVVDLRKI, encoded by the coding sequence ATGCGCGCGTATCTCGTCGATCGGCCGGGGGCAGATTTTCGGCAGATTCAGCTTTCCCGTCCCGTACCTTCAGCGGGCCAGGTATTGATACAGATCCATGCCAGCGGCGTAAATCCACTGGATACGAAGATCCGCGCTGGCCAGGCGGGTCATGCGAAACAGCCGCTCCCTGCGGTGCTGGGCGTGGATATGGCAGGTGTCGTTGAAGAGGTTAGCCCTGACGTTACCGCCTTCCGCGTTGGCGACGAGGTGTACGGTCTGGTGGGTGGCGTGGGTGGATTGCAGGGGACACTCGCCGAGCTTGTGGTCGCAAACGCCGACCTGATCGCGCTGAAACCGAAGTCGCTTTCCATGCGCGAAGCGGCGACGCTTCCTCTTGTTGCCATCACGGCTTGGGAGGGGATTGTGGATCGCGCCCAGACACATGCCGGTCAGAAGGTGCTTGTGCATGCAGGCGCGGGTGGCGTCGGTCACATCGCGGTCCAGCTAGCAAAGGCCTTTGGCGCTGAAGTCTTCGCGACGGTCTCCGCAGGCAAGCAGCATATCGTAGAGGGATTCGGCGCAACACCCATCGACTATGGCGTCTTGACCCCTGAGCAGTATGTTGAGCAATACACACAGGACGAAGGCTTTGACGTTATCTACGACACGATCGGTGGCGCGACGATCGACGCTTCTTTCTCTGCCGTCAAGCGCTACACAGGCCACGTTGTGAGTTGTCTTGGCTGGAGCACGCACTCTCTTGCTCCGCTCTCCTTTCGCGGAGCGACCTACTCCGGCGTCTTTACGCTCATGCCGCTTCTTACGGGCTTCGGTCAGGCGCATCATGGAGAAATTCTTCGTGAGGTCGCAGCACTGGCCGATGCCGGAAAGCTTAAACCTCTGCTGCATGCACAAAGCTTTGGCCCGGAAGGAATTGCCGAGGCGCACGCGCTTGTGGCGTCCGGCGCCTTGGGGAAAGTCGTCGTAGATCTACGGAAAATTTAG
- a CDS encoding ArsR/SmtB family transcription factor — protein MDGPLQLDDRSFHLIAKALSDPNRFCILQKIGSAKETFACSNLREGMSISAPTLSHHIKELENAGLIRIERVGKFINLELQRDVWNAYLKQLSEI, from the coding sequence ATGGATGGGCCCCTTCAACTCGATGATCGCAGCTTTCACCTCATCGCGAAGGCCCTCTCTGACCCCAATCGTTTTTGCATCCTGCAAAAGATTGGAAGCGCGAAGGAGACTTTTGCCTGCTCGAATCTGCGCGAAGGTATGAGCATCTCCGCTCCTACGCTGTCGCACCACATCAAAGAGCTGGAAAACGCCGGTCTGATCCGCATCGAACGCGTAGGCAAGTTCATTAACCTTGAGCTGCAACGCGATGTGTGGAATGCCTACCTGAAGCAGCTTTCGGAGATCTAG
- the rplI gene encoding 50S ribosomal protein L9, whose translation MEVILKEDVNKLGHAGDVVKVADGYGRNYLLPQRLAIEATASNKAVIDQMKASALRKSAGDKDGAAALGAELETAELTFERKVGAGDHLFGSVTSSDIAAELAKQGFKVDRRKIALDEPLKQLGEFHVPIKLHREVTAHLKVTVKSDDPNYIPGSQKQELEEAPISGTYDMGQHHYTELE comes from the coding sequence ATGGAAGTCATTCTGAAAGAAGATGTAAACAAGCTCGGCCACGCCGGCGACGTTGTTAAAGTCGCCGACGGCTACGGCCGTAACTACCTCCTCCCGCAGCGGTTGGCCATCGAAGCCACTGCGTCCAACAAGGCTGTCATCGATCAGATGAAGGCCTCCGCTCTGCGCAAGTCTGCAGGCGACAAAGACGGCGCTGCCGCACTGGGAGCCGAGCTGGAGACAGCCGAGCTCACCTTTGAGCGCAAGGTCGGCGCTGGCGATCACCTCTTCGGTTCGGTCACCTCGTCCGACATCGCCGCTGAGCTCGCCAAGCAGGGCTTCAAGGTCGACCGCCGCAAGATCGCGCTCGACGAGCCGCTCAAGCAGCTCGGCGAGTTCCACGTGCCGATCAAGCTGCATCGCGAAGTTACGGCCCACCTCAAGGTGACCGTGAAGAGCGACGACCCGAACTATATCCCCGGTTCGCAGAAGCAGGAGCTCGAAGAGGCTCCGATCAGCGGAACGTACGATATGGGTCAGCATCACTACACGGAACTCGAATAA
- a CDS encoding type II toxin-antitoxin system HicB family antitoxin: MSEYLVIYEKTATGYSAYVPDLPGCISTGPTLEDTRRNMQEAVEGHLSVMREFGDPILQPTTMADRIQIPA; the protein is encoded by the coding sequence ATGAGTGAATATCTGGTGATCTACGAAAAGACGGCAACGGGATACAGCGCCTATGTTCCCGATCTGCCCGGTTGCATTTCGACCGGACCGACGCTTGAGGACACCAGACGCAATATGCAGGAGGCGGTCGAAGGTCATCTCTCGGTCATGCGAGAGTTCGGCGACCCAATTCTGCAGCCAACGACGATGGCAGACCGCATCCAGATTCCTGCCTGA
- the rpsR gene encoding 30S ribosomal protein S18 has product MADETSTAVATPSAPSERPERTPSDRPERTGGHSGPGGHSGPPRPRTGAGGPGGRKFFRRKKVCKFCVEKIDQISYRDVRLLQGFVAERGKIVPRRLTGVCTTHQRQLSLAIKQARNIALLPFAAKF; this is encoded by the coding sequence ATGGCTGACGAAACCAGCACCGCAGTAGCAACTCCCAGCGCTCCCAGTGAGCGTCCTGAGCGTACTCCCTCCGATCGTCCTGAGCGCACGGGTGGCCACTCCGGCCCCGGCGGACACTCCGGACCGCCCCGCCCACGTACCGGCGCAGGTGGACCTGGCGGACGCAAGTTCTTCCGCCGCAAGAAGGTCTGCAAGTTCTGTGTCGAGAAGATCGACCAGATCAGCTACCGCGACGTCCGTCTTCTGCAGGGCTTCGTTGCAGAGCGCGGCAAGATCGTTCCGCGTCGTCTGACCGGTGTCTGCACCACGCACCAGCGCCAGCTCTCGCTCGCCATCAAGCAGGCACGCAATATCGCCCTGCTGCCGTTTGCCGCAAAGTTCTAA
- the rpsF gene encoding 30S ribosomal protein S6, whose protein sequence is MNRTYEVMYIVRPDIDEASLDALVEGFNAVVTNGGGEVTTAEKMGRRRLAYTVRKFQDGQFILLTITADGKVVLELERRLRVTEQVIKFITVRTDEENKRLAKVKKHRDAHKKVSDQRAEVAPTPQASITEPLPPPPETVAAAPTAAAEPVQAEPEQTEAAATATA, encoded by the coding sequence ATGAATCGCACTTATGAAGTGATGTACATCGTCCGTCCGGACATCGACGAAGCTTCCCTCGACGCGCTTGTCGAAGGCTTCAACGCCGTTGTCACCAATGGTGGTGGAGAAGTCACAACCGCAGAGAAGATGGGCCGCCGCCGTCTCGCCTACACCGTGCGCAAGTTTCAGGATGGCCAGTTCATCCTGCTGACGATCACCGCCGATGGCAAGGTCGTTCTCGAGCTCGAGCGTCGTCTCCGCGTTACGGAGCAGGTCATCAAGTTCATCACCGTCCGTACGGACGAGGAGAACAAGCGTCTGGCCAAGGTCAAGAAGCACCGCGATGCGCACAAGAAGGTCTCCGACCAGCGCGCTGAGGTTGCTCCCACGCCTCAGGCTTCGATCACCGAGCCTCTTCCTCCGCCTCCTGAGACGGTTGCAGCCGCTCCCACCGCAGCTGCAGAACCCGTACAGGCTGAGCCTGAGCAGACGGAAGCCGCAGCCACCGCAACGGCATAA
- the pth gene encoding aminoacyl-tRNA hydrolase, giving the protein MKLIVGLGNPGPEYVFTPHNAGFLAIDRIAEDRNAVVSNRRGRALTGKAILAGHECLLAKPETYMNSSGASVAALVQELELDPQKDLIVLYDELAFPLGELRLKQNGSANGHNGVKSISSSLGTEEWMRVRIGVGRPNAPDGREVKAGGKDYLLQPMRKADLAQMDEVLDRALQAVEAILKDGIAKAMTQYNRREADLGSE; this is encoded by the coding sequence GTGAAGCTTATTGTTGGCCTGGGAAATCCGGGTCCCGAATACGTCTTCACGCCGCACAACGCCGGCTTTCTGGCGATCGACCGCATTGCAGAAGATCGCAACGCGGTAGTGAGCAACCGGAGAGGCAGAGCACTGACCGGCAAGGCGATTCTGGCAGGGCACGAATGCCTGCTGGCCAAGCCGGAGACGTACATGAACAGCAGCGGAGCCTCCGTGGCCGCCCTGGTTCAGGAGTTAGAGCTCGATCCGCAGAAGGATTTGATCGTTCTGTACGACGAGCTGGCGTTTCCCCTGGGCGAGCTTCGGCTCAAACAGAATGGAAGCGCGAACGGGCACAACGGCGTGAAGAGTATTTCTTCCTCCCTGGGCACGGAAGAGTGGATGCGAGTCCGGATCGGCGTGGGGCGACCCAACGCACCGGATGGCAGAGAGGTTAAGGCCGGAGGAAAGGACTATCTCCTCCAGCCGATGCGCAAGGCAGATCTTGCGCAGATGGATGAGGTTCTCGACCGTGCTCTCCAGGCAGTCGAAGCGATCTTGAAGGATGGCATTGCGAAGGCAATGACACAGTACAACCGCCGCGAGGCGGATTTGGGCAGTGAGTAA
- a CDS encoding 50S ribosomal protein L25 has product MATTIPEAIAAVPRTGKFNKNHARRVRVSGLIPAVVYGAGQDSVAVTVDPKAITRILHSESGHNTIFDLSVEGTGVVKAMIVDWQYEPIKGKLLHIDFKRIAMDKAMRVSVPVMLTGVPVGVKNSGGILDQILREVQIECLPGDIPSHIDVDVAGLELYGAIHVADLPHGGKIKFLEEETALVAHVTVIKEEAAADVTAPVVAEPEVTKGKGKPEAAAAAAPAAGAAKPAAKK; this is encoded by the coding sequence ATGGCAACCACAATTCCAGAAGCAATCGCAGCCGTACCCCGTACGGGCAAGTTCAATAAGAACCACGCGCGTCGTGTGCGCGTCTCCGGCCTGATCCCCGCCGTCGTTTACGGCGCAGGACAGGATTCGGTCGCCGTCACCGTCGACCCCAAGGCCATCACCCGCATTCTGCATTCGGAGTCCGGACACAACACCATCTTCGACCTGAGCGTCGAGGGCACGGGCGTTGTGAAGGCCATGATCGTGGACTGGCAGTATGAGCCCATCAAGGGCAAGCTTCTGCACATCGACTTCAAGCGCATTGCAATGGACAAGGCGATGCGTGTCTCCGTTCCTGTGATGTTGACCGGCGTTCCGGTTGGCGTGAAGAACAGCGGCGGCATCCTGGACCAGATTCTGCGCGAAGTGCAGATCGAGTGCCTCCCTGGAGACATTCCTTCGCATATCGACGTGGACGTTGCAGGGCTCGAGCTCTACGGCGCGATTCACGTTGCGGACCTGCCGCACGGCGGCAAGATCAAGTTCCTCGAGGAAGAAACTGCTCTCGTGGCGCACGTAACCGTCATCAAGGAAGAGGCCGCGGCCGATGTGACCGCACCGGTTGTCGCCGAGCCTGAAGTGACCAAGGGTAAGGGTAAGCCGGAGGCCGCAGCGGCAGCAGCTCCCGCAGCTGGTGCAGCCAAGCCTGCAGCCAAGAAGTAA
- a CDS encoding ribose-phosphate diphosphokinase translates to MSEETQDEMTQATPNTATIVVDPGIVPASIATGGQPVKAAADRKRGRLSDDKRFKIFSGSANKPLCEEVCAFVGVPMGQTKMQKFSDGEIHFQLLENVRGADVFVVQPTCFPVDQHLVELLIMIDALKRASAGRITVVIPYYGYARQDRKDRPRVAISSKLVADLLQTAGANRALLVDLHAAQIQGFFNIPVDHMFASPVLVSYFRELKLPNLTVVSPDAGGVERARFFAQKMEAPLAIVDKRRTDINVTEVMHVIGDVAGRSCIILDDIVDTAGTLTKTVEALLKNGATQVYACASHGVLSGPAVERIAASQLKELVVTNTIPIRADAIATGKVKVLSVAGLLGRTIESIHMETSVSTLFS, encoded by the coding sequence GTGAGTGAAGAAACGCAGGACGAGATGACGCAGGCGACTCCCAACACGGCAACGATCGTAGTAGACCCTGGCATTGTGCCGGCGTCCATTGCTACTGGGGGACAACCCGTAAAAGCCGCAGCCGACCGTAAACGTGGGCGGCTCTCCGACGATAAGCGTTTCAAGATCTTCAGTGGTTCTGCGAACAAACCGTTGTGCGAAGAGGTTTGCGCGTTCGTGGGTGTGCCTATGGGGCAGACCAAAATGCAGAAGTTCTCCGATGGCGAAATTCACTTTCAGCTTCTGGAAAATGTGCGTGGCGCGGATGTCTTCGTCGTGCAGCCGACGTGCTTTCCCGTGGACCAGCATCTGGTGGAACTGCTCATCATGATCGACGCCCTGAAGCGTGCCTCGGCGGGCCGCATCACGGTGGTGATTCCGTACTACGGCTACGCGCGCCAGGACCGTAAAGACAGGCCCCGCGTCGCCATCAGTTCCAAGCTCGTCGCCGACCTTTTGCAGACCGCAGGTGCGAACCGCGCCCTTCTGGTCGATCTGCATGCGGCGCAGATCCAGGGCTTCTTCAATATTCCGGTGGACCATATGTTTGCGTCGCCGGTCCTCGTTTCGTACTTTCGCGAGCTCAAGCTGCCGAACCTTACGGTGGTCTCGCCCGATGCGGGCGGTGTGGAGCGCGCGCGCTTCTTCGCGCAGAAGATGGAAGCTCCGCTGGCCATTGTGGACAAGCGCCGCACGGATATCAACGTGACCGAAGTGATGCACGTCATCGGCGATGTTGCCGGACGGAGCTGCATCATTCTGGACGACATTGTGGACACGGCCGGAACGCTGACCAAGACGGTCGAAGCTCTTCTAAAGAACGGCGCGACTCAGGTCTATGCCTGCGCTTCGCACGGTGTGCTCTCCGGTCCTGCCGTGGAACGCATCGCAGCCTCGCAGTTGAAAGAGCTCGTCGTCACCAACACGATTCCAATCCGCGCGGATGCGATCGCGACGGGCAAAGTTAAAGTGCTCTCTGTCGCCGGTCTGCTGGGACGCACGATCGAGAGCATTCATATGGAGACCAGCGTTTCGACGCTCTTCTCCTGA